One Chryseobacterium indoltheticum DNA segment encodes these proteins:
- a CDS encoding SDR family oxidoreductase, whose translation MNNLQLKNKTALITGADSGIGKAIALLFAKEGANIAIIYHSDDEDAEKTQKEILAFGNGCIIMKGDINENDFCEKAGKEVVEKFGRIDILINNAGTQTPQDDISKLKEEDIRTTFNSNIIGMILLSKAVFPYLKGGSSVINTTSAVAYQGHEELLDYAATKGAIVSFTRSLALQSKPKGIRVNAVAPGPVATPLTKETFGEKEEDESKSPLQRNASTEEVAPSYLFLATEASAQITGQVLHPNGGIIVNG comes from the coding sequence ATGAACAATTTACAACTAAAAAATAAAACGGCTCTCATTACAGGAGCAGATAGTGGAATTGGTAAAGCTATAGCTCTACTTTTTGCTAAAGAAGGAGCCAATATTGCAATTATTTACCACAGTGATGATGAAGACGCCGAAAAAACTCAAAAAGAAATACTGGCTTTTGGAAACGGATGTATAATAATGAAAGGGGATATCAATGAAAATGATTTTTGTGAAAAAGCAGGCAAAGAGGTTGTTGAAAAGTTTGGTAGAATTGATATTTTAATCAATAATGCAGGAACACAAACTCCACAGGATGATATTTCAAAATTAAAAGAAGAAGATATTCGCACAACCTTCAACTCAAATATTATCGGAATGATCTTATTATCAAAAGCGGTTTTTCCTTATTTAAAAGGGGGTAGTAGCGTAATAAATACCACTTCAGCAGTTGCATATCAAGGTCACGAAGAACTTTTAGATTATGCTGCAACAAAAGGCGCAATCGTTTCCTTCACAAGATCATTGGCATTGCAGTCTAAACCAAAAGGAATAAGAGTAAATGCGGTAGCACCCGGTCCTGTTGCTACACCTTTAACGAAAGAAACTTTTGGTGAGAAAGAAGAAGATGAAAGTAAATCGCCCTTACAAAGAAATGCATCAACTGAAGAAGTTGCACCGAGTTATCTTTTTCTGGCTACAGAAGCATCAGCACAAATTACAGGACAGGTTTTGCATCCAAATGGCGGAATTATTGTAAACGGGTAA
- a CDS encoding CinA family protein yields MELEKNLLSGIGQLLLDMKESVSVAESVTSGFLQFSFSQMPDASKFYKGGITAYTLEEKVKFLKVNKDEAESWDCVSEHIAEVMALHIAESFSTDWGIAVTGYATPVEKSDNKIFAYFSFSYKNAVIFTKKLDLHPRTEAENVQIYYSEFILGCFKTYLEQHKSDSI; encoded by the coding sequence ATGGAACTTGAAAAAAATCTGCTGTCCGGAATAGGTCAGTTATTGTTAGATATGAAAGAAAGCGTATCGGTTGCAGAAAGTGTAACTTCTGGTTTTTTGCAGTTTTCATTTTCACAAATGCCTGATGCTTCAAAATTCTATAAGGGCGGAATTACGGCCTATACCTTAGAAGAAAAAGTGAAATTTTTAAAGGTTAATAAAGATGAAGCCGAAAGTTGGGATTGTGTTTCCGAGCATATTGCTGAAGTGATGGCTTTGCATATTGCCGAATCTTTTAGTACCGATTGGGGAATAGCTGTTACAGGATACGCAACTCCGGTAGAAAAGTCTGATAACAAAATTTTTGCTTATTTCAGTTTTAGTTATAAAAATGCTGTAATTTTTACAAAAAAGCTTGATTTACATCCCAGAACAGAGGCGGAAAATGTCCAGATTTATTATTCCGAATTTATTTTAGGATGTTTCAAGACTTACTTAGAACAACACAAATCAGATAGTATTTAA